A genome region from Streptomyces sp. S4.7 includes the following:
- a CDS encoding SAM-dependent methyltransferase translates to MERPAWAPQGIDISVPSVSRIYDYYLGGSHNFEVDREAARKAMEFMPGLPKIMQANRAFMRRAVRFAVGEGVTQFLDIGSGIPTFGNVHEVAQAADPAARVVYVDHDPVAVAHSKAVLEGNDKAGVVAADLRRPRQILDSPEVRELLDLSRPVGLLLVSVLHFLEDEDKPLQAVTELTEALAPGSVVVVCHASYAGIPLPQDRVAGTVGVYKDIRNPLVMRTREEIARFFDGCDLVEPGLVPMGNWRPESPEGPEDPYASSGFAGVGRKA, encoded by the coding sequence ATGGAGCGTCCCGCCTGGGCACCGCAAGGCATCGACATATCGGTGCCGAGCGTTTCCCGCATTTATGACTACTATTTGGGCGGTTCGCACAATTTCGAAGTGGACAGGGAAGCGGCCCGCAAGGCAATGGAGTTCATGCCGGGACTTCCCAAGATCATGCAGGCGAATCGGGCGTTCATGCGCCGCGCCGTCCGTTTCGCCGTCGGCGAGGGCGTGACCCAGTTCCTCGACATCGGCTCCGGCATCCCGACGTTCGGCAATGTCCACGAGGTCGCCCAGGCCGCAGACCCGGCCGCCAGGGTCGTCTACGTCGACCACGACCCGGTCGCCGTGGCACACAGCAAGGCGGTGCTCGAAGGCAACGACAAGGCGGGCGTCGTGGCCGCCGATCTCCGCAGACCCCGGCAGATCCTCGACAGCCCCGAGGTCCGGGAACTCCTCGACCTGAGCCGGCCGGTCGGCCTGCTGCTGGTCTCCGTCCTGCACTTCCTGGAGGACGAGGACAAACCTCTCCAGGCCGTCACCGAGCTGACCGAAGCCCTCGCCCCCGGCAGTGTCGTCGTCGTGTGCCACGCCTCGTACGCGGGCATCCCGCTGCCCCAGGACCGGGTCGCCGGCACGGTCGGTGTCTACAAGGACATCCGCAACCCGCTGGTCATGCGGACGCGAGAGGAGATCGCCCGGTTCTTCGACGGCTGCGACCTCGTCGAGCCCGGTCTGGTGCCCATGGGGAACTGGCGGCCCGAGAGCCCCGAGGGCCCGGAGGACCCGTACGCGTCGTCCGGGTTCGCCGGCGTGGGACGCAAGGCGTGA
- a CDS encoding zf-HC2 domain-containing protein, producing the protein MRTPEIHRDVGAYALGVLDAADAFRFEDHLMDCPHCTLLLGDFDAVRGQLDEYTRGTPARVAPIVSAGPELLHRMLEGTAARRRVSRRRRLALLAAAMVIAVGGPFAIVDAQRGGGSPAVPTAERWTAKDRMTGTAAVVTAAERGWGTDIALELSKSAAAGVCALIAVGRDGSEETVMTWSARAGSDGPMVTWGGAALRPYEIDRFEVRTAQGHRVMTVRGG; encoded by the coding sequence ATGCGGACCCCGGAGATCCATCGCGACGTGGGCGCCTACGCGCTCGGCGTCCTCGACGCGGCAGACGCCTTCCGCTTCGAGGACCATCTCATGGACTGTCCGCACTGCACACTGCTGTTGGGCGATTTCGACGCGGTGAGGGGTCAGCTCGACGAGTACACGCGGGGGACCCCCGCGCGGGTGGCGCCCATCGTGTCGGCGGGGCCCGAGCTGCTGCACCGGATGCTCGAAGGGACGGCCGCCCGGCGGCGGGTGAGCCGCAGACGGCGGCTGGCCCTGCTGGCGGCGGCGATGGTGATCGCGGTGGGCGGCCCGTTCGCGATCGTCGACGCGCAGCGGGGCGGCGGCTCCCCGGCGGTGCCGACGGCCGAGCGGTGGACGGCGAAGGACCGCATGACCGGGACGGCCGCGGTCGTGACGGCGGCGGAACGGGGCTGGGGCACGGACATCGCACTGGAGCTGTCGAAGTCGGCGGCGGCCGGGGTGTGCGCGCTGATCGCCGTCGGCCGTGACGGGTCGGAGGAGACCGTGATGACCTGGTCCGCACGTGCCGGGAGCGACGGGCCGATGGTCACGTGGGGCGGCGCCGCGCTGCGGCCGTACGAGATCGACCGGTTCGAGGTGCGTACGGCGCAGGGCCACCGGGTGATGACGGTTCGGGGCGGGTGA
- a CDS encoding DUF4239 domain-containing protein, with protein MSEWLVLTIAMAAACAVVVTIVLINNRRVPADDDPSESPDVLEYMTMMIGVVYAIVLGLAIAGVWEARGGAQESVRQEAQALHEVQARSEVYPAEVRDRIRGDVDAYVSYVVHTEWPHMSEHNSLSEKGTALLEQVRRSVTDYVPADDHEAQAYQPLVDQVAAADDARGARGENAGATMPGVVWFGLIIGAVVTVGLIFTLQIRRTWRELLLAGLFSALIAFLLFLIWDFDAPYGRGISATAAPFVDLFPHIRT; from the coding sequence ATGTCGGAATGGCTTGTCCTGACCATCGCGATGGCCGCCGCCTGCGCGGTCGTCGTGACCATCGTCCTCATCAACAACCGCCGGGTACCGGCCGACGACGACCCCTCGGAGAGCCCTGACGTCCTGGAATACATGACGATGATGATCGGCGTGGTCTACGCGATCGTGCTGGGCCTGGCGATCGCCGGGGTCTGGGAGGCGCGTGGCGGCGCTCAGGAGTCCGTACGCCAGGAGGCGCAGGCCCTGCACGAGGTGCAGGCACGGTCGGAGGTCTACCCGGCCGAGGTGCGCGACCGGATCCGGGGCGACGTCGACGCGTACGTCTCCTACGTGGTCCACACCGAGTGGCCGCACATGTCGGAGCACAACAGCCTCAGTGAGAAGGGCACGGCGCTGCTGGAACAGGTGCGGCGGAGCGTCACCGACTACGTACCGGCCGACGACCACGAGGCGCAGGCGTATCAGCCTCTGGTCGACCAGGTGGCGGCGGCCGACGACGCGCGAGGTGCCAGGGGCGAGAACGCGGGGGCGACGATGCCGGGGGTCGTCTGGTTCGGCCTGATCATCGGGGCCGTCGTGACGGTCGGGCTGATCTTCACGCTCCAGATCCGCCGCACCTGGCGGGAGTTGCTGCTGGCGGGTCTCTTCAGCGCGTTGATCGCGTTTCTGCTCTTCCTGATCTGGGACTTCGACGCTCCGTACGGTCGGGGTATCTCCGCGACGGCGGCCCCGTTCGTCGATCTCTTCCCGCACATCCGTACCTAG
- a CDS encoding histidine kinase — translation MSGAALAVLIVLGALLSAGGFVLGRRTGQGRPDRTSDVGTPVEHATFETLHTASLAAPPLRAGLTEESAGKAARRLRSLLGTDALCLTDRDRVLVWDGLGEHHGKHVMDHVQGLLASGRDTAFASGCGDLDCPLRWGVAAPLTVDHRVLGTLVAYAPRESAVLARAAGEVARWVSVQLELAELDRSRTQLIEAEIKALRAQISPHFIFNSLAAIASFVRTDPERARELLLEFADFTRYSFRRHGDFTTLADELHSIDQYLALVRARFGDRLSVTLQVAPEVLPVAMPFLCLQPLVENAVKHGLEGKITMSHITISALDAGSEAEVVIEDDGVGMDPERLRRILRGEGGLSTGIGLLNVDERLRQVYGDDYGLVIETGVGAGMRITVRIPKYRAGVHGT, via the coding sequence ATGAGCGGCGCCGCCCTCGCGGTACTGATCGTGCTCGGCGCGCTGCTGTCCGCCGGGGGCTTTGTGCTCGGCCGCCGTACCGGGCAGGGCCGCCCGGACCGGACCAGTGACGTCGGTACGCCCGTCGAGCACGCCACCTTCGAGACCCTGCACACCGCGTCGCTCGCGGCCCCGCCGCTGCGCGCCGGGCTCACCGAGGAGAGCGCCGGCAAGGCCGCCCGCCGGCTGCGCTCACTGCTGGGGACCGACGCGCTCTGCCTCACCGACCGGGACCGGGTGCTGGTCTGGGACGGCCTCGGGGAGCACCACGGCAAACATGTGATGGACCATGTGCAGGGGCTGCTCGCCAGCGGGCGCGACACCGCCTTCGCCAGCGGCTGCGGCGATCTGGACTGTCCGCTGCGCTGGGGCGTCGCCGCGCCGCTGACCGTCGACCACCGGGTGCTCGGCACTCTCGTCGCCTATGCCCCTCGGGAGTCCGCGGTCCTCGCGCGGGCGGCGGGTGAGGTCGCCCGCTGGGTCTCCGTACAGCTCGAACTCGCCGAACTCGACCGCTCCCGCACCCAGTTGATCGAGGCGGAGATCAAGGCGCTGCGCGCCCAGATCTCGCCGCACTTCATCTTCAACTCACTGGCCGCGATCGCCTCGTTCGTCCGTACCGACCCCGAGCGGGCGCGCGAACTTCTCCTGGAATTCGCCGACTTCACCCGGTACTCGTTCCGCAGGCACGGGGACTTCACCACCCTCGCCGACGAACTGCACTCCATCGACCAGTACTTGGCGCTCGTCCGGGCCCGCTTCGGCGACCGCCTGTCGGTCACCCTCCAGGTCGCCCCCGAGGTGCTGCCGGTCGCGATGCCGTTCCTCTGTCTCCAGCCGCTCGTCGAGAACGCCGTCAAACACGGCCTCGAAGGCAAGATCACGATGAGCCACATCACCATCAGCGCGCTCGACGCGGGCTCGGAGGCGGAAGTGGTGATCGAGGACGACGGTGTGGGCATGGACCCGGAGCGGCTGCGCCGGATCCTGCGCGGCGAGGGCGGCCTGTCCACGGGCATCGGACTGCTCAACGTGGACGAGCGGCTGCGCCAGGTCTACGGGGACGACTACGGGCTCGTCATCGAGACGGGGGTGGGAGCCGGGATGCGGATCACGGTACGGATCCCGAAGTACCGCGCGGGTGTGCACGGCACCTGA
- a CDS encoding universal stress protein, protein MTDQQPSPFERGTDGPKVIVAGVDGSESSLRAAAYAGGLARRQNALLAVVYVQPLMSTGAALGAPVADTTEEIAEGLAEEIRTSAERVRGIWDVRWEFHTLRGDPYNGLVSAADDLKADAVVVGASESAGHRFIGSVAVRLVKAGRWPVTVVP, encoded by the coding sequence GTGACGGATCAGCAGCCCTCCCCCTTCGAACGCGGCACGGACGGCCCCAAGGTGATCGTCGCCGGTGTGGACGGCTCCGAGTCGTCCCTGCGCGCGGCGGCCTACGCCGGTGGTCTCGCCCGGCGGCAGAACGCCCTGCTCGCGGTCGTGTACGTGCAGCCGCTGATGTCGACGGGCGCCGCGCTCGGCGCCCCGGTCGCCGATACGACCGAGGAGATCGCCGAAGGTCTCGCGGAGGAGATCCGCACCAGCGCCGAGCGGGTCAGGGGCATCTGGGACGTCCGCTGGGAGTTCCACACCCTGCGCGGTGACCCCTACAACGGACTGGTCTCCGCGGCCGACGACCTGAAGGCGGACGCCGTGGTGGTCGGCGCGTCCGAGTCGGCGGGGCACCGCTTCATCGGCTCGGTGGCGGTACGGCTGGTCAAGGCGGGCCGCTGGCCGGTGACGGTCGTCCCGTAG
- a CDS encoding SCO0930 family lipoprotein: protein MNTWRNASLAVTAVAVLALTTACGQEKGESPNGQAVGAAAPADGGYGSDAGYGDESATEPKTAGQLAVWDSKKLGEVVTDSEGMTLYRFDNDTAEPPKSNCAGECEKAWPVVAAGDVKAAAGTDASKIGEVTRADGTKQLTLGGWPMYRYAKDVNPGDANGQGVGGTWFASAPDGKKAALGASGGEEAGASEADLAGLSVRKDPKLGEIVVDSKGMTVYRFKKDSAWPMKTACTGACLEKWPVVAPVDKNDTEGIIKKGFVTFDRPDGIKQQTIDCWPIYTFAGDAKPGDTNGQGVGGTWYAVAPDSKLVGAPK from the coding sequence ATGAACACCTGGCGGAACGCCTCGCTCGCGGTGACCGCGGTGGCCGTACTGGCCCTGACGACGGCGTGCGGTCAGGAGAAGGGTGAGAGCCCCAACGGCCAGGCGGTGGGCGCCGCCGCACCCGCCGACGGCGGCTACGGATCGGACGCCGGCTACGGCGACGAATCGGCGACCGAGCCCAAGACCGCCGGTCAACTCGCCGTGTGGGACAGCAAGAAGCTCGGCGAGGTCGTCACGGACAGCGAGGGCATGACGCTCTACCGGTTCGACAACGACACCGCCGAGCCGCCCAAGTCGAACTGTGCCGGTGAGTGCGAGAAGGCATGGCCGGTCGTCGCCGCGGGCGACGTCAAGGCGGCGGCGGGTACCGACGCGTCGAAGATCGGAGAGGTCACCCGCGCCGATGGCACCAAGCAACTGACCCTCGGCGGCTGGCCGATGTACCGCTACGCCAAGGACGTCAACCCCGGTGACGCCAACGGGCAGGGTGTGGGCGGCACTTGGTTCGCCTCCGCCCCCGACGGGAAGAAGGCGGCCCTCGGTGCCTCCGGGGGCGAGGAGGCCGGTGCCTCCGAGGCCGATCTCGCCGGGCTGTCCGTCCGGAAGGACCCCAAGCTCGGTGAAATCGTCGTGGACTCCAAGGGTATGACGGTATATCGGTTCAAGAAGGACAGCGCGTGGCCGATGAAGACCGCGTGCACCGGCGCCTGCCTCGAAAAGTGGCCGGTCGTCGCACCGGTCGACAAGAACGACACAGAAGGCATCATCAAGAAGGGCTTCGTGACGTTCGACCGGCCGGACGGAATCAAGCAGCAGACCATCGACTGCTGGCCGATCTACACCTTCGCCGGCGATGCCAAGCCCGGTGACACCAATGGTCAGGGCGTCGGCGGCACCTGGTACGCCGTCGCTCCCGACTCCAAGCTGGTCGGAGCGCCCAAGTAG
- a CDS encoding polysaccharide deacetylase family protein encodes MEPTKMNQMVPGRRAVLRLAAVLGAVGLARLMTTGETHTPVRPATGSPPAGGAAAGPPPALPGGSSAYRLSPMTDFQPPGYRPTRLPVRAEPFMEMPGLGRSMVLTFDDGPDPKYTPGILRALRAHDVRAMFFVCGGMAEGQGDLLREMADDGHIVANHSWSHPELPTLKPARIREEMERTSEVIERALGLPPVWFRAPYGSWNRHTFRIGADLGMEPLAWTLDTLDWKSPGTGKIVRRVLDRAAPGVVVLSHDAGGDRSQSVAALRDYLPGLLKKGYTITVPRRGYGITAPKP; translated from the coding sequence ATGGAACCCACCAAGATGAACCAGATGGTCCCGGGGCGACGGGCCGTGCTGCGCCTCGCCGCCGTCCTCGGGGCCGTCGGCCTGGCCCGGCTGATGACCACGGGTGAGACCCACACGCCGGTCCGTCCGGCGACCGGTAGCCCCCCGGCGGGTGGCGCTGCGGCCGGACCGCCCCCGGCGCTCCCCGGCGGGTCGTCCGCCTACAGGCTGAGCCCCATGACGGACTTCCAGCCGCCCGGATACCGCCCGACCCGTCTGCCCGTGCGCGCCGAGCCCTTCATGGAGATGCCCGGCCTGGGCCGCTCGATGGTGCTCACCTTCGACGACGGGCCCGACCCCAAGTACACCCCCGGCATCCTCAGGGCGCTGCGCGCGCACGACGTACGGGCGATGTTCTTCGTCTGCGGCGGTATGGCCGAGGGGCAGGGGGACCTGCTGCGGGAGATGGCCGACGACGGGCACATCGTGGCCAACCACAGCTGGTCGCACCCGGAGCTGCCCACGCTGAAGCCGGCCAGGATCCGTGAGGAGATGGAGCGCACCAGCGAGGTGATCGAGCGGGCGCTCGGCCTTCCGCCGGTCTGGTTCCGCGCCCCGTACGGCTCCTGGAACCGGCACACCTTCAGGATCGGCGCCGATCTCGGTATGGAGCCGCTCGCCTGGACCCTGGACACCCTCGACTGGAAGTCACCGGGCACCGGGAAGATCGTCCGCAGGGTGCTCGACCGGGCCGCGCCCGGAGTCGTGGTGCTGTCGCACGACGCGGGCGGCGACCGCTCGCAGAGCGTGGCCGCGCTGCGCGACTACCTGCCCGGGCTGCTGAAGAAGGGATACACCATCACGGTGCCCAGGCGCGGATACGGCATCACCGCGCCGAAGCCCTGA
- a CDS encoding LytTR family DNA-binding domain-containing protein produces the protein MLRVLAVDDEEPALEELLYLLRADPRIRGAEGATSATEALRRIGAALDAGPDDPAAVDVVFLDIHMAGLTGLDVAKLLAGFAEPPLIVFVTAHEGFAVQAFDLKAVDYVLKPVRRERLAEAVRRVAELVGERGPVVDTSTDQIPVELGGVTRFVPVADIVYAEAQGDYARLHTDTASHLVRIPLTTLEERWRSRGFVRIHRRHLVAIARIDELRLDAGAMSVRVGEAELAVSRRHSRALRDLLMRQPGR, from the coding sequence ATGCTGCGTGTACTGGCCGTGGACGACGAAGAGCCCGCCCTCGAAGAGCTGCTGTACCTCCTGCGGGCCGACCCGCGGATCCGCGGTGCCGAGGGCGCCACCAGCGCGACCGAGGCGCTGCGCCGTATCGGGGCCGCGCTCGACGCGGGCCCGGACGATCCGGCCGCCGTCGACGTCGTCTTCCTCGACATCCACATGGCGGGGCTCACGGGTCTCGACGTCGCCAAGCTGCTGGCCGGTTTCGCCGAACCCCCGCTGATCGTCTTCGTCACCGCCCACGAGGGCTTCGCCGTCCAGGCGTTCGACCTCAAGGCCGTCGACTACGTGCTCAAGCCCGTCCGCCGGGAGCGGCTGGCCGAGGCCGTGCGGCGCGTCGCGGAGCTGGTGGGGGAGCGCGGCCCCGTCGTGGACACCTCCACCGACCAGATCCCCGTCGAGCTCGGCGGCGTGACCCGCTTCGTCCCCGTCGCCGACATCGTCTACGCCGAGGCCCAGGGCGACTACGCCAGACTCCACACCGACACCGCCAGCCATCTGGTGCGCATACCCCTCACCACCCTGGAGGAGCGCTGGCGCTCCCGCGGATTCGTACGGATCCACCGCCGGCATCTCGTCGCCATCGCCCGCATCGACGAACTGCGCCTCGACGCGGGCGCCATGAGCGTGCGCGTCGGCGAGGCGGAACTGGCGGTCAGCAGACGTCACTCCAGGGCCCTGCGTGATCTGCTGATGCGCCAGCCCGGCCGCTGA
- a CDS encoding cation acetate symporter, with the protein MSQSWTVTAVAVVVVATVLVGGFGLRISRTTSDFYVASRTVRPGLNAAAISGEYLSAASFLGIAGLLLLHGPDMLWYPVGYTAGYLVLLIFVAAPLRRSGAYTLPDFAEGRLESRPARRVVSALVVGAGWLYLVPQLQGAGLTLEILTGAPNWFGAVLVAVVVVVAVAAGGMRSITFVQAFQYWLKVTALLVPAIFLLLAWQGDGRPPIDFDLTEMSSRADHPMYATYGLIVATFLGTMGLPHVVVRFYTSPNGRAARRTTVVVLALIGGFYLLPPVYGALGRLYAPAPALGTDADAAVLLLPDLVIGGTAGDLLGALVAGGAFAAFLSTASGLTMAVAGVLTQDVLPSRGVRHFRLATLLAMLIPLGGSLVVSGMPVADAVAMAFAVSASSFCPLLVLGIWWRRLTPPGAIAGLLLGGGSALVAIGITVSGAVRSGWPHALLAWPAVWSVPVGFLAMILVSLATRSRIPPGTKAAMTRFHLPEALMPRARGGPR; encoded by the coding sequence GTGAGCCAGAGCTGGACGGTGACGGCCGTCGCCGTCGTCGTGGTCGCCACCGTCCTCGTCGGCGGCTTCGGCCTGCGCATATCGCGCACCACCTCCGACTTCTACGTGGCCTCCCGCACCGTGCGGCCCGGCCTCAACGCCGCCGCGATCAGCGGCGAGTACCTCTCCGCCGCCTCCTTCCTCGGCATCGCCGGACTGCTCCTGCTGCACGGCCCCGACATGCTCTGGTACCCGGTCGGCTACACCGCCGGCTATCTGGTCCTGCTGATCTTCGTCGCCGCCCCGTTGCGGCGCTCCGGCGCGTACACGCTGCCCGACTTCGCGGAGGGACGCCTGGAGTCCCGCCCCGCCCGGCGCGTGGTCAGCGCGCTGGTCGTCGGTGCGGGCTGGCTCTATCTGGTGCCGCAGCTCCAGGGCGCGGGCCTCACGCTGGAGATCCTGACCGGTGCGCCGAACTGGTTCGGCGCGGTCCTGGTCGCGGTCGTCGTGGTGGTGGCCGTCGCGGCGGGCGGCATGCGCAGCATCACCTTCGTGCAGGCGTTCCAGTACTGGCTCAAGGTCACGGCCCTCCTCGTCCCGGCGATCTTCCTGCTGCTGGCCTGGCAGGGCGACGGCCGGCCCCCGATCGACTTCGACCTGACCGAGATGTCGAGCCGCGCCGACCACCCCATGTACGCGACGTACGGGCTGATCGTCGCCACCTTCCTCGGCACCATGGGCCTGCCGCACGTCGTGGTCCGCTTCTACACCAGCCCCAACGGCCGGGCGGCGCGCCGGACCACCGTCGTCGTGCTCGCCCTGATCGGCGGCTTCTATCTGCTGCCGCCGGTCTACGGCGCGCTCGGCCGGCTGTACGCGCCGGCGCCCGCCCTCGGTACGGATGCCGACGCGGCCGTGCTGCTGCTGCCCGATCTGGTGATCGGGGGCACGGCCGGCGATCTGCTGGGCGCGCTCGTCGCGGGCGGCGCCTTCGCCGCGTTCCTGTCCACCGCCTCCGGTCTGACCATGGCGGTGGCCGGGGTGCTCACCCAGGACGTGCTGCCCTCGCGCGGGGTACGGCACTTCAGGCTGGCCACGCTGCTCGCGATGCTGATACCGCTCGGCGGTTCGCTGGTGGTCAGCGGCATGCCGGTGGCGGACGCCGTCGCGATGGCCTTCGCCGTCTCCGCGTCCTCGTTCTGCCCGCTGCTGGTGCTCGGCATCTGGTGGCGGCGGCTGACCCCGCCCGGCGCGATAGCCGGACTGCTGCTCGGCGGCGGCTCGGCGTTGGTGGCCATCGGGATCACGGTCAGCGGCGCCGTACGGTCGGGGTGGCCGCACGCGCTGCTCGCCTGGCCCGCCGTCTGGTCGGTGCCCGTCGGGTTCCTCGCGATGATCCTGGTGTCGCTGGCCACGCGCTCGCGGATACCGCCGGGGACCAAGGCCGCCATGACCCGCTTCCATCTGCCGGAGGCCCTGATGCCACGGGCCCGGGGAGGCCCGCGATGA
- a CDS encoding sigma-70 family RNA polymerase sigma factor has protein sequence MTTATATATTDERALAELQRDHGPALLHFLLGLTYGDRQRAEDLLQETLVRAWQHPEAFEGPYESMRPWLFTVGRRLAIDARRSRLARPTEVSDGVLEATPEPGDPTERSVAALDVRQAVKSLSPEHRAVLAQIYFRGLSVVEAAQVLGIPAGTVKSRSYYALRALGRSLPGYHRSSSSKSARSAAPSATSA, from the coding sequence ATGACCACCGCCACGGCCACGGCGACGACCGACGAGCGGGCGCTGGCGGAGTTGCAGCGCGACCACGGCCCCGCACTGCTCCACTTCCTGCTCGGTCTGACCTACGGCGACCGGCAGCGCGCCGAAGACCTGCTCCAGGAGACTCTGGTCCGCGCCTGGCAGCATCCCGAGGCTTTCGAGGGCCCCTACGAGTCCATGCGGCCCTGGCTCTTCACCGTCGGCCGCCGACTGGCGATAGACGCCCGCCGCTCACGTCTCGCCCGCCCCACCGAGGTCAGCGACGGCGTCCTCGAAGCCACCCCGGAGCCCGGCGACCCCACGGAGCGCTCCGTCGCCGCGCTCGACGTCCGCCAGGCGGTGAAGTCGCTGAGCCCGGAGCACCGCGCCGTACTCGCGCAGATCTACTTCAGGGGTCTGAGCGTGGTCGAGGCCGCGCAGGTGCTCGGCATCCCGGCCGGCACCGTCAAGTCCCGCTCCTACTACGCGCTCCGCGCCCTCGGCCGCTCCCTGCCGGGCTACCACAGGTCCTCCTCGTCGAAGAGTGCGAGGAGCGCCGCGCCATCGGCCACCTCCGCATAG
- a CDS encoding CapA family protein gives MTTRMRHGAVAAAALMLGTTAGCAGPGAGRAAGDLPVTSAAGSGTSAAGGATPRRGFTLVASGDVLPHASVIRQANADAGGAGHDFVPMLAGVKPVVSAADVAICHMETVYGPDGGPFTGYPSFKSPPEIAAALRATGYDSCSTASNHSLDDGAEGISRTLGALDKAGVRHVGSARSADEDTRPVLLDAGGAKVAQLAYTYDTNGRPLPDGQPWAVDLIDEEKIVADSRAARAAGADVVVVSLHWGTEWQTAPDEKQLTLGGRLTASRTGSRPDIDLIIGTHAHVPQAYEKVNGTWIVYGMGDQIAGEMINHAGQFDPRGTQGSIGRFTFAPPAAEGERWSVTKAEFVPQTMDNTVGRVVNLSRALDDDPARDDYRTTRSAIEAAVLGRGAAKDGLTMGR, from the coding sequence ATGACGACGCGCATGCGACACGGAGCGGTGGCCGCCGCCGCCCTCATGCTCGGTACGACCGCCGGATGCGCCGGGCCCGGCGCCGGGAGAGCCGCCGGCGACCTGCCCGTCACGAGCGCCGCCGGGTCCGGCACTTCGGCGGCGGGCGGCGCCACACCGCGGCGCGGGTTCACGCTCGTCGCCTCCGGAGACGTCCTGCCGCACGCCTCCGTCATCCGCCAGGCCAACGCGGACGCGGGCGGCGCGGGCCACGACTTCGTACCGATGCTCGCCGGGGTGAAGCCCGTCGTCTCGGCCGCCGATGTGGCGATCTGTCACATGGAGACGGTGTACGGCCCCGACGGCGGACCCTTCACCGGCTACCCGTCGTTCAAGTCACCGCCCGAGATCGCCGCCGCGCTCAGGGCGACCGGCTACGACTCCTGCTCCACCGCGTCCAACCACTCCCTGGACGACGGTGCCGAGGGCATCAGCCGCACCCTCGGGGCCCTCGACAAGGCCGGGGTCAGGCACGTCGGCTCGGCACGCTCGGCGGACGAGGACACCCGGCCCGTACTGCTCGACGCGGGCGGCGCGAAAGTCGCCCAACTGGCGTACACCTACGACACCAACGGCAGGCCGCTGCCCGACGGACAGCCCTGGGCGGTCGACCTCATCGACGAGGAGAAGATCGTCGCCGACTCACGGGCCGCCCGCGCGGCGGGCGCCGACGTCGTCGTCGTGAGCCTCCACTGGGGTACGGAGTGGCAGACGGCGCCCGACGAGAAGCAGCTGACCCTCGGCGGGCGCCTCACCGCGTCCAGGACCGGGAGCCGTCCCGACATCGACCTGATCATCGGCACGCACGCCCATGTCCCGCAGGCCTACGAGAAGGTCAACGGCACCTGGATCGTCTACGGCATGGGCGACCAGATCGCCGGCGAGATGATCAACCACGCCGGACAGTTCGACCCGCGCGGCACCCAGGGCTCGATCGGCCGGTTCACCTTCGCACCGCCCGCCGCCGAGGGGGAGCGCTGGTCGGTGACGAAGGCGGAGTTCGTCCCGCAGACCATGGACAACACCGTCGGGCGGGTCGTCAATCTGTCCCGGGCCCTGGACGACGACCCGGCCAGGGACGACTACCGGACCACACGGTCGGCGATCGAGGCCGCGGTCCTCGGGCGCGGCGCCGCCAAGGACGGGCTCACGATGGGCCGTTGA
- a CDS encoding zf-HC2 domain-containing protein, with translation MRSQLGAYALGALTPEEDRLVAGHLDGCAKCAAAYAEVADGAALLALFDEEDLW, from the coding sequence GTGCGGTCGCAGCTCGGTGCCTACGCGCTGGGAGCTCTCACGCCCGAGGAGGACCGGCTCGTCGCCGGACACCTGGACGGCTGTGCGAAATGCGCCGCCGCCTATGCGGAGGTGGCCGATGGCGCGGCGCTCCTCGCACTCTTCGACGAGGAGGACCTGTGGTAG
- a CDS encoding class F sortase, with translation MGLAHSGSESRKRSPWGVLALVMLSGLALMRNGADVSLGPPQPASAAALDTRQEQVAEPGTVPIVKPLPYAPMSRVTIPAIKVDAPVMDVGLDPEGWIAAPPPQDANMAGWYQNGVAPGQRGTAVVVGHVDNQAGPAVFYGLGSLGKGEHIEVTRFDERVAVFEIYGVEVFSKNDFPGARVYGDTGHSELRVITCGGGYSKAGGYDGNVVVFARLVETR, from the coding sequence ATGGGCCTGGCCCACAGCGGCTCGGAGTCGAGGAAACGCTCGCCCTGGGGCGTCCTGGCTCTCGTCATGCTCTCTGGTCTCGCACTGATGCGGAACGGGGCCGACGTGTCCCTCGGACCGCCCCAGCCCGCCTCGGCGGCGGCGCTGGACACCCGGCAGGAGCAGGTCGCCGAGCCCGGGACCGTCCCCATCGTGAAGCCCCTGCCGTACGCACCCATGTCCCGTGTCACGATTCCCGCGATCAAGGTCGACGCGCCCGTGATGGACGTGGGGCTCGACCCGGAGGGCTGGATCGCCGCCCCGCCGCCGCAGGACGCGAACATGGCGGGCTGGTACCAGAACGGCGTCGCCCCGGGCCAGCGCGGCACCGCCGTCGTCGTGGGCCACGTCGACAACCAGGCGGGCCCCGCGGTCTTCTACGGTCTCGGCTCGCTGGGCAAGGGCGAGCACATCGAAGTCACCCGATTCGACGAGCGGGTGGCCGTGTTCGAGATCTACGGCGTCGAGGTCTTCTCCAAGAACGACTTCCCGGGCGCGCGGGTGTACGGCGACACCGGCCACTCCGAGCTGCGCGTGATCACCTGTGGCGGCGGCTACTCGAAGGCGGGCGGCTACGACGGCAACGTCGTGGTCTTCGCCCGGCTGGTGGAGACCCGCTGA